The following nucleotide sequence is from Desulfobacterales bacterium.
CTTTGTCTACTCCACCTGTATTGTCGGCATCATCGGCGACGACCTCAAGGCGGTCTGCCGGGCAGTGGCCGAAGAAAAAAATATTCCGGTGCTGCCGGTCCAGTCCGAGGGATTCAAGGGCAACAAACGGGCCGGCTACCAGGCGGCCTGCAAGGCGATGTTCAAGCTGGTGGGTACTGCTGATACTGCCGGGATCTCGCCTTACAGCATCAATATCCTGGGCGACTTCAATCTGGCCGGCGAGATCTGGCTGATCCGCGAGTATCTGGAAAAGATCGGCATCGAGGTGGTGGCCAATATCACCGGCGACGGCCGGGTGGACGATATCCGCCGCTGCCACGGCGCGGCCTTAAACGTGGTCCAGTGCTCCGGCGCCACCATGGACCTGGCCCGGATGATGGAGGAAGAATACCAGATCCCGAATATCCGGGTCTCCTATTTCGGGGTCGAGGACATGGCCCAGGCACTCTACGACATTGCCGGCTTCTTCAAGGACCAGGTTCTCATCGACCGGACCCGGGAACTGGTCCGGGAAGAGTTGTCCACCCTGCTGCCGGAACTGGAACAGTACAAAAAAGATCTGGCCGGCAAGAAGGTGGCCATCTACGTGGGCGGCTCCTTTAAGGCATTTTCACTGGTCAAGGCCTTCCGGCTGCTGGGCATGGACGTGGTAATGGTCGGCTCCCAGACCGGCACCCGCGAGGATTACCAGGAGCTTGAGGAGATCACCGATCCGGGCACCATCATTGTCGATGATTCCAACCCCCTGGAGCTGTCCGGTTTCTTAAAGGAAAAAGAGGTGGATCTCTTTGTCGGCGGGGTCAAGGAACGGCCCATTGCCTACAAGCTCGGGGTCGGTTTCTGTGACCACAACCACGAACGTAAGGAGATCCTGGCCGGTTTCCTGGGCATGCGCAACTTTGCCCGGGAGGTGTACTCCTCGGTGATGAGCCCGGTCTGGCAGTTTGTCCCCCGCCTGGAGCAGGAAGAAACTTTCCTTGAATCCGTGCCAGCAGGGGAAGAAAAAATACAGGCAAACCTTTAACAGAGCGCGTCAAACGGATCCAGGAATCTGAGGGAACTATCGGCATGAGCAAGATCGCCCCCAAATATATCGCCACCACCAATGCCTGCAAGCTGTGCAAACCCCTGGGCGCGGCCCTGGCCTTTCGCGGCATCGAGGGCGCGGTCCCCTTTCTGCATGGCTCCCAGGGCTGCGCCACCTATATGCGGCGCTATATCATCAGCCACTTCAACGAGCCCATTGATATCGCCTCCTCGGCCCTGGGCGAGAAAAACGCCATCTACGGCGGCGGGGCCAACCTGAAGCAGGGGCTCAACAATGTGATCGCCAAGTATAACCCGGCCCTGGTGGGGATCGCCACCACCTGCCTGACCGAGACCATTGGCGACGACGTGGGAATGATCCTGCACGAGTATCACCGCGAGCAGGAAAATAATACAAAAAGTCCGCTGATGGTCCAGGTATCGACCCCCAGCTACAGCGGCACCCATATGGAGGGGTTCCATGCCGCGGTTCAATCGGTGGTGCAACAGCTGGCCCGGGGAGGACCCACCGACCAGCGGATCAACCTGCTGCCCGGGTTCGTCTCGCCGGCCGACCTGCGCTATCTGAAACAACTGTTGGTTGATTTCGGGATTTCCGCAACCGTGCTGCCTGATTTATCCGAGACCCTGGACGGCCCGGCCCTGCGCGACTACCCGCTGATTCCCAGGGGCGGCACCCCGATTGAGGATATCCGCAAGATGGGCCGCGGACAGGCCACCATCGAGTTCGGCCATACCCTGCCGGAAAAGACCGCGGCCGCATTCCTTGATAAGACATTCCAGATTTCTTGTAAAAGGCTGGGGCTGCCCATCGGCATCCGCGAGACCGATGTTTTTTTAAATACCCTGACCGAGATCAGCGGCAGGCCGATACCGTCGGAGCACGACGCGGCCCGGGGCCGGCTGGTCGATGCCATGGTCGACGGCCATAAATATGTGTTCGGCAAACGGGCGGTGGTCTACGGCGAGGAGGACCTGGTGGTCGGGCTCACCTCCTTTCTGGCCGAGATCGGGGTGGTGCCGGTGCTCTGCGCCTCGGGCGGCAAGAGCGGCCGGCTCCGCCGGGCCGTTGAAAAGGTGCTGGCCAAGATGAATGTTCCACTGCCCGAGATCCACGAGGATCTGGATTTTTTTGAGATCGAGGAGCAGGCCCGGGAGCTGGCACCTGATCTGCTGCTGGGTCACAGCAAGGGTTACGGCCTGGCCAAACGGCTGGAGATCCCCCTGATCCGGGTCGGCTTTCCGATCCATGACCGGGTCGGCGGCCAGCGGATCCTTCATCTTGGCTACCAGGGCGCCCAGAATCTGTTCGACCGGATCGCCAACACCATGATCCAGGTCAAGCAGGATAGCTCTTCGGTGGGATACAGCTATATGTAATGACAGAAGACAGAAGACGGAAGGCAGAGGACGGAGGGCGAAAGACAGAAGACGGAGGACAGTGGCCGGTGGGCGGAAAAGAGGGGACAGGGTTCAGGCAGGAAATCAGGACATAACCATTTAATAAATAAGCGGAACAGGACGACTATCCATGGAACCGATAACAGCCAGAGACATGACAAGGCATCCCTGCTTCAACCCCAAGGTCAAGGGCCGGTTCGGCCGGGTCCATCTGCCGGTGGCGCCGAAATGCAACATCAAGTGCAACTTCTGCAACCGCAGGTATGACTGTGTCAACGAGTCGCGGCCCGGGGTGACCAGCACGGTGCTCTCGCCTGAGCAGGCTCTGGTCTATATGGGCAAGGTCCTGGAAAAGGAGCCGCGGATCTCAGTGGCCGGGATCGCCGGCCCGGGCGACCCCTTTGCCAACCCGGAAGAGACCATGGAGACCATGCGGCTGATCAGCCGGGAATATCCGGAGACCATCCTCTGCCTGGCCTCCAATGGCTTGAATATCGGCCCCTATATCGAGGAACTGGCCACGATCAACGTCTCCCACGTCACCATCACCGTCAATGCGGTGGACCCGGAGATCGGCCAGCATATCTACGGCTGGGTCCGGGACGGCAAGATCCTCTACCGCGGCCGCCAGGCAGCGGAACTGCTCCTGGCCCGGCAGCTGGCCGCGATCAAAAAGCTGAAACAGCACGGGATCACGGTCAAGATCAACAACATCGTGGTGCCGGGCATCAACGACCATCATGTCAAGGCGGTGGCCGCGACCATGAAGGAACTGGGCGTGGATCTCTTGAACTGCATGGCCATGTTCCCCAACATCGGCACCCCGTTCGCCGATATCCCCCAGCCCGATAAAAAAACCATGGCTACGCTGCGCGATATTGCTGAAAAATACCTGCCCCAGATGCGCCACTGCACCCGCTGCCGGGCCGATGCGGTGGGGCTGCTCGATGATGACCGGACCGCGGAGTTCCGCGGCTGTCTGTCCGCCTGCGCCACCATAAAACCGCTGCCCGGCCGGGAACGGCCCCATGTGGCGGTGGCCACCATGGAGGGGGTGCTGGTCAACCAGCATCTGGGCGAGGCCGACCGATTCCAGATCTGGGCAAAAAAGGAGGATTCCCTGGTGCTGGTCGAGGAACGGCCGGCCCCGGAACAGGGCGGCGGTGTCCGCCGCTGGCACCAGCTGGCCAAGCTGCTGGCCGACTGCCGGGCCGTACTGGTCAGCTCCATCGGCGAGACACCGAGACAGATATTGAACCAGTCCGGCCTGAAGACCATCGAGGCCAGCGGTTTCATCGAGGCCGGCCTGCACGCGGTGTATGCCGACAAGCCGCTCAAGGGGCTCAGGGCCCGGCGCTCCTGTGGCTCCGCTGGCTGCCAGGGCACTGGCAGCGGCTGTGGATAAGTAAGAGGTCAGGGGTCAGGATAGATGAACCAGAACAAATAATACCCATGTGCCGGAGCCAGGGGAAAACAAGGG
It contains:
- the nifE gene encoding nitrogenase iron-molybdenum cofactor biosynthesis protein NifE; its protein translation is MHSAVLQERTAQIHRKGDAPLNIDCNKDSLAGAVSQRACVFCGSRVVLYPIADALHLVHGPIGCAVYTWDIRGALSSGPELHRLSFSTDLQEIDVIFGGEKKLHAALVELIDRYQPKAAFVYSTCIVGIIGDDLKAVCRAVAEEKNIPVLPVQSEGFKGNKRAGYQAACKAMFKLVGTADTAGISPYSINILGDFNLAGEIWLIREYLEKIGIEVVANITGDGRVDDIRRCHGAALNVVQCSGATMDLARMMEEEYQIPNIRVSYFGVEDMAQALYDIAGFFKDQVLIDRTRELVREELSTLLPELEQYKKDLAGKKVAIYVGGSFKAFSLVKAFRLLGMDVVMVGSQTGTREDYQELEEITDPGTIIVDDSNPLELSGFLKEKEVDLFVGGVKERPIAYKLGVGFCDHNHERKEILAGFLGMRNFAREVYSSVMSPVWQFVPRLEQEETFLESVPAGEEKIQANL
- a CDS encoding nitrogenase; protein product: MSKIAPKYIATTNACKLCKPLGAALAFRGIEGAVPFLHGSQGCATYMRRYIISHFNEPIDIASSALGEKNAIYGGGANLKQGLNNVIAKYNPALVGIATTCLTETIGDDVGMILHEYHREQENNTKSPLMVQVSTPSYSGTHMEGFHAAVQSVVQQLARGGPTDQRINLLPGFVSPADLRYLKQLLVDFGISATVLPDLSETLDGPALRDYPLIPRGGTPIEDIRKMGRGQATIEFGHTLPEKTAAAFLDKTFQISCKRLGLPIGIRETDVFLNTLTEISGRPIPSEHDAARGRLVDAMVDGHKYVFGKRAVVYGEEDLVVGLTSFLAEIGVVPVLCASGGKSGRLRRAVEKVLAKMNVPLPEIHEDLDFFEIEEQARELAPDLLLGHSKGYGLAKRLEIPLIRVGFPIHDRVGGQRILHLGYQGAQNLFDRIANTMIQVKQDSSSVGYSYM
- a CDS encoding radical SAM protein — its product is MEPITARDMTRHPCFNPKVKGRFGRVHLPVAPKCNIKCNFCNRRYDCVNESRPGVTSTVLSPEQALVYMGKVLEKEPRISVAGIAGPGDPFANPEETMETMRLISREYPETILCLASNGLNIGPYIEELATINVSHVTITVNAVDPEIGQHIYGWVRDGKILYRGRQAAELLLARQLAAIKKLKQHGITVKINNIVVPGINDHHVKAVAATMKELGVDLLNCMAMFPNIGTPFADIPQPDKKTMATLRDIAEKYLPQMRHCTRCRADAVGLLDDDRTAEFRGCLSACATIKPLPGRERPHVAVATMEGVLVNQHLGEADRFQIWAKKEDSLVLVEERPAPEQGGGVRRWHQLAKLLADCRAVLVSSIGETPRQILNQSGLKTIEASGFIEAGLHAVYADKPLKGLRARRSCGSAGCQGTGSGCG